The following are encoded together in the Conger conger chromosome 11, fConCon1.1, whole genome shotgun sequence genome:
- the LOC133141243 gene encoding transcription termination factor 1-like: MSKNTSEAPKETQKGRHGKSMIILQIDTNSPLLFMDMPEDNLATGHPLTEERLGKEGGVEKKHKKKKHRRHVIEGAEVMLETAKVEMAEQEQERELGVGHEQGEEQARDRKKKKKEKKQHEQKPEDCGVSSEVKWTKEKKNAGEMGQGKEANELETFEQDEHVSQKRRKRTKTSCDPAELRAQCETIAGADDGASKLVERISEQTPREILQERKKKKKKREKSSDRTELTVQGETEDGTEVSQQEEEIPRRKNRKKVEHCSDQAESGVQAEIEDGTESSQQEENILVQTPQEVLQATKKKKKRKDANSDQTESNIQGRVEDGIESSQQEEHVLVQTPQEILQATKKKKKRKDANSDQTESNIHGRVEDGTESSQQEEHVLVQTPQEVLQATKKKKKRKDANSDQTESNIQDEVEDGTGTSQHEEETPNEVLQLTKNKRKKRKEANTDEMESNIQDEVEDGTGISQHKEETPNEVLQLTKNKRKKRKEANTDEMESNNQGRIEDGTESEQHEEIIQNNVLHETKKKRKKREEANTDKMESNIQDEVEDGRGTSQHEEETPNEVLQLTKKKRKKRKEANTDEMESNNQGRIEDGTESEQHEEIIQNNVLHETKKKRKKREEANTDKMESNNQDEVEDGRGTSQHEEETPNEVLQETKKKKKKRKETTSDHQTASNIQGEIEDYSETSKPREEITEQIPQGILQEKKKRRKSNCRQIELSVQSEIENDGEIPLVENRKKRKINNKSDQTESSVQIETMAGVKECAKASRQRGTSKQIPPERTRTRKKKGEGSSGKKRQEILAEVKNSENQAVVFREEPTEHSLEIEKWGDHWEEEKMKYMDELKEFIPGVEKKSTHSVYHLVKYDLLRFREFKKAGVGLKRGRYTVDELARLKKNVEDFLALTGIDSCSKLFFPSRFPDEKAEITKLKSQYKFHLRLSDGICRPWHDIYNKGRKLFDTCKIGRFTDDEINSLLKLQQLHGNKWTKISELTNRSSAALEKRYAQLCKNKGPWSEYELQSLEKAVRDHVVTLAEARDDGPMVRRDQLYSNLPWTEVAQKVGTRSWVQCRSKWMYVLNKRMSAGIEDQHGYDTLLNRIRLIRRLYALGIDDVADINWEDLTKMFGDVTPHFVQTRFHRLKAKLVPQWHTLSFGEIVDFLYEKALPQLEKLQEPESGTGGRSTQQESFLLSEIFGEV, translated from the exons ATGTCAAAGAACACATCGGAGGCCCCAAAAGAGACTCAAAAGGGGAGGCATGGCAAGTCCATGATCATCCTGCAGATAGACACAAACTCTCCTCTGCTGTTTATGGACATGCCTGAGGATAACTTGGCGACAGGTCACCCGCTGACCGAGGAGCGGCTGGGCAAGGAAGGGGGTGTTgagaagaaacacaaaaagaaaaaacataggAGGCATGTGATCGAGGGTGCCGAAGTGATGCTGGAGACTGCCAAAGTGGAAATGGCTGAGCAGGAACAGGAGCGAGAACTGGGTGTGGGGCACGAGCAGGGAGAGGAACAGGCAAGGGacaggaaaaagaagaaaaaggaaaaaaagcagcACGAGCAAAAGCCTGAAGACTGTGGTGTGTCCAGTGAAGTGAAATGGACGAAGGAGAAAAAGAACGCGGGGGAAATGGGACAGGGGAAGGAGGCAAATGAGTTGGAAACCTTTGAACAGGACGAACACGTCTCACagaaaaggaggaagaggacgaaAACCAGCTGTGACCCAGCAGAGTTGAGAGCCCAGTGTGAAACCATAGCTGGTGCTGATGATGGTGCGTCCAAGCTGGTAGAGCGGATCTCGGAGCAAACCCCACGGGAGATCCTCcaggagaggaagaaaaaaaagaagaagagagaaaaaagcagTGACCGAACGGAGTTGACCGTCCAGGGTGAAACCGAGGATGGTACAGAAGTCTCCCAGCAGGAAGAAGAGATCCCACGGAGAAAGAATAGAAAAAAGGTAGAACACTGCAGTGATCAAGCTGAGTCCGGTGTTCAGGCTGAAATCGAGGATGGTACAGAATCCTCCCAACAAGAAGAAAATATCCTTGTGCAGACCCCACAGGAGGTCCTGCAGgcaacaaaaaagaagaaaaagaggaaagatGCAAACAGTGACCAAACAGAGTCAAACATCCAGGGCAGAGTTGAGGATGGTATCGAATCCTCCCAACAAGAAGAACATGTGCTAGTGCAGACCCCACAGGAGATCCTGCAGgcaacaaaaaagaagaaaaagaggaaagatGCAAACAGTGACCAAACAGAGTCAAACATCCATGGCAGAGTTGAGGATGGTACTGAATCCTCCCAACAAGAAGAACATGTGCTAGTGCAGACCCCACAGGAGGTCCTGCAGgcaacaaaaaagaagaaaaagaggaaagatGCAAACAGTGACCAAACAGAGTCAAACATCCAGGATGAGGTTGAGGATGGCACGGGAACCTCGCAGCACGAAGAGGAGACTCCAAATGAGGTCCTACAGTTAAcgaaaaataagagaaaaaagaggaaagaaGCCAACACTGACGAAATGGAGTCAAACATCCAGGATGAGGTTGAGGATGGCACGGGAATCTCGCAGCACAAAGAGGAGACTCCAAATGAGGTCCTACAGTTAAcgaaaaataagagaaaaaagaggaaagaaGCCAACACTGACGAAATGGAGTCAAACAACCAGGGCAGAATTGAGGATGGTACAGAATCCGAGCAGCATGAAGAAATAATCCAAAACAACGTCCTACATGAAActaaaaagaagagaaaaaagagggaAGAAGCCAACACTGACAAAATGGAGTCAAACATCCAGGATGAGGTTGAGGATGGCAGGGGAACCTCGCAGCACGAAGAGGAGACTCCAAATGAGGTCCTACAGTTAacgaaaaagaagagaaaaaagaggaaagaaGCCAACACTGACGAAATGGAGTCAAACAACCAGGGCAGAATTGAGGATGGTACAGAATCCGAGCAGCATGAAgaaataatccaaaacaatgtccTACATGAAActaaaaagaagagaaaaaagagggaAGAAGCCAACACTGACAAAATGGAGTCAAACAACCAGGATGAGGTTGAGGATGGCAGGGGAACCTCGCAGCACGAAGAGGAGACTCCAAATGAGGTCCTACAAGAaaccaaaaagaagaaaaaaaagaggaaagaaaCCACCAGTGACCACCAAACCGCGTCAAACATCCAGGGTGAAATTGAGGATTATTCAGAAACCTCCAAGCCGAGAGAGGAGATCACAGAGCAGATCCCGCAGGGGATCctgcaggagaagaagaaaaggagaaaaagcaATTGTCGTCAAATTGAGTTGAGCGTCCAGAGTGAAATTGAGAATGACGGAGAGATCCCATTGGTGGAGAataggaagaagaggaagattaacaacaaaagtgaccaaactgaATCAAGTGTCCAGATTGAAACCATGGCTGGTGTCAAGGAATGTGCAAAAGCCTCCAGGCAAAGGGGGACCTCAAAGCAGATCCCACCAGAGAGGACGAGGACCAGGAAAAAGAAGGGGGAAGGAAGCAGTGGCAAAAAACGGCAGGAAATCTTAGCTGAAGTAAAAAATAGCGAAAACCAGGCGGTGGTTTTTAGGGAGGAGCCGACTGAACACTCCCTGGAGATTGAAAA GTGGGGGGATCactgggaggaggagaagatgaAGTACATGGATGAACTGAAAGAATTCATCCCTGGTGTGGAGAAGAAATCCACACATTCAGTGTACCACCTCGTCAAGTATGACTTGCTACGATTCAGGGAGTTTAAGAAAGCAG GCGTTGGCCTGAAACGTGGAAGATACACAGTGGATGAATTGGCAAGGCTGAAGAAGAACGTCGAGGACTTCCTGGCCTTGACGGGGATTGACAGCTGCTCGAAGCTTTTCTTTCCCTCGCGCTTCCCAGACGAAAAGGCTGAGATAACGAAGCTGAAGAGCCAGTATAAGTTCCATTTACGATTGT CTGATGGGATCTGTAGGCCCTGGCATGACATATACAACAAAGGCAGGAAGCTGTTTGACACCTGCAAGATAGGAAG GTTCACAGACGACGAAATTAATTCACTGCTgaagctgcagcagctgcatgGCAACAAATGGACGAAGATCTCGGAGCTAACGAACCGCAGCAGCGCCGCCTTGGAGAAGCGCTATGCGCAGCTGT gCAAAAACAAAGGCCCTTGGTCTGAATACGAGCTGCAGTCGCTGGAGAAAGCCGTCAGGGACCACGTAGTCACACTGGCCGAAGCCAGGGACGACGGCCCCATGGTTAGGAGGGACCAGCTCTACAGCAACCTTCCCTGGACCGAAGTGGCCCAGAAAGTGGGCACCCGCAGCTGGGTGCAGTGCAGGTCTAAGTG GATGTATGTTCTGAATAAAAGGATGAGCGCTGGAATAGAAGATCAGCATGGCTACGATACGTTGCTGAACAGAATCAGGCTCATCAGACG GTTGTACGCACTGGGAATTGACGATGTGGCGGACATCAACTGGGAGGACCTGACGAAAATGTTTGG GGATGTGACGCCCCACTTCGTGCAGACCCGGTTCCACAGACTGAAGGCCAAGTTGGTGCCCCAGTGGCACACTCTGTCCTTTGGCG AAATCGTTGACTTCCTTTATGAAAAGGCCTTGCCACAGCTGGAGAAGCTGCAGGAGCCTGAGAGTGGGACTGGCGGTCGCAGCACGCAACAGGAGAGCTTCCTCCTCTCTGAGATCTTCGGTGAAGTGTAG